The Filimonas lacunae genomic sequence CCCTGTTCAAATATGCCGGTTATGCCTTGCTGCTTACACCAGCGGGCATTCGCTTCAAATGTAGCCGTGGAAGGAAAAGGGGCTACATAGGCTGTAAACTGCGTGCAATAATCCCACAATAAAATACGATCCGTTTTATCCCGCCAGCCCTTTAAATTCTTTCTGAAAGCCGCTGCCGCCTTATCCTGCTCCAGCGCCTGTGACCTACCCGCATCTATATTGCTAAGTTGTATATACACATTCGTAGCAGGCCGGGTAACCAGTGTTGGCCTGACACTGTAACCATATGCCAGCATGGTAAACTTTTTATCCGGAAAACGGGCAGCTACCGCATTTACAAAACGCAGTAAAGCCCCCTGTGGCCCACCTTCCCGCTCATCTACCCGCCTGCATCTGCTACACTCACAATAACCCCCATCATCGTTGGGGCTTATAGACCAGTAAGTGGCTTCCGGATGCGCAGCCATCCTTTGCTGCAAAGTAGCTACTACTATCTTCAATACTTTTTTATTGCTTAAACACAGCTGCACCGCTTTTCGTTCTCCATCTATCAACGAATAATACTTCGGATGTTTTTTAAAATATACATCCGGTGGCAGCAGCTTAAAAAAGCTATGCCCCCACAGCCCCCATTTGTCTTCAAAGCGGTGTAAGTGGTGCCAGTTCAGATATTCATCATCTGCAGAAGCCGGAAAATACGCTTCCCTGTAATTAAATGCCGGCGCTTCCTTTATCAGCATTTTCAGCGGCATGGCAAGCACAGGCGTATAAGGTGTATAAGCAGGCCCCGCATTCCACTTACGGCAACCCAGCACCTGTTCCACAAAAGTATAGGCAGCGTATACTATTCCTTTATCCTTACCCCCAAGCACTATCACCTCCTTTCCACCCGCAACAACAAAAGCTTCCGGTGTTAACGCAGCAGCATAGGTGGCGGCATAGCGGGTAGCCCCCACACTAATTACCTGCTGCGGCGCAATGCCTGGCTCCTCTACTAACACAGGCAACTGCACTCCGGTTACTGCTGTAAAATATCGTTGCACAATAGCTGCCGCCTGCTGCTCTTCTTCACTAAAGCATAAGGGTAGCAGTATTTTCCAGACCGAAGTTCCATTAGCGGCCAGCAGCACGTCCTGCCCATGCACGGGTACTACCACAGGCGCACAAAAACATAGCACTAACAGGTATGTCCACTTCATGCGCCTGGTTAAAAGTTTTTATAAAAAGATAAATAAATATCATACTGATTAATATCAGCACGACCACTCAACGACTGGTGCAACCATGCGGCATATAACGACAGTATGGTATTGTAGCGAAAGTATTTCTGGTAACCTACGGCTACAGAATTAGTGGTTACCCCCAGCAGGTTATTCAACTGAAAGCTGCGGCTTCTGTCATCCGGGCTTACCCCCGTAGATAATATAAGAGCCAGAAAGTCTCTTTGTT encodes the following:
- a CDS encoding DUF4838 domain-containing protein; translation: MKWTYLLVLCFCAPVVVPVHGQDVLLAANGTSVWKILLPLCFSEEEQQAAAIVQRYFTAVTGVQLPVLVEEPGIAPQQVISVGATRYAATYAAALTPEAFVVAGGKEVIVLGGKDKGIVYAAYTFVEQVLGCRKWNAGPAYTPYTPVLAMPLKMLIKEAPAFNYREAYFPASADDEYLNWHHLHRFEDKWGLWGHSFFKLLPPDVYFKKHPKYYSLIDGERKAVQLCLSNKKVLKIVVATLQQRMAAHPEATYWSISPNDDGGYCECSRCRRVDEREGGPQGALLRFVNAVAARFPDKKFTMLAYGYSVRPTLVTRPATNVYIQLSNIDAGRSQALEQDKAAAAFRKNLKGWRDKTDRILLWDYCTQFTAYVAPFPSTATFEANARWCKQQGITGIFEQGSGDTYSDMADYKAYMLAAVLWNPFVNTDSLTQVFMNGYYGKAAPYMLQYLQLLQQQVAQQHVPLDIYGNPVNAHSGYLSAMALDAYSSCMDKAVAVTEGNTLYQQRVTQVRLAHEYTVLQQARFYGLEPNGVFVQDAHGGWSMKKGMMQRVQAFVNNCKMAGVKELSEGGLSPDAYYSEWKQIEANGVTSTIALHAPVKVQYAFMPEYPAKGSVTLTDGTPGYSDYSYNWLCFYNTPMVATVDLGALKAVHVVTVHFLQDARHWFFAPGSVMCGFSEDGLHTTQQMEKVLTAPQEDYTVQPYAITFRYAQPVVTRYITITAAQLPGLPLWRKSKYKHPAIACDEIWVQ